The Zingiber officinale cultivar Zhangliang unplaced genomic scaffold, Zo_v1.1 ctg45, whole genome shotgun sequence DNA window GTGTGGTCTTCATTAAGTAGTGAAAACAAGAGAAATTACGATTGATCTTTCGACAAAGGGGAGGCAACAAAACCACCAGGAGCTCTCGACGTTGGTAACATAGAAGAGATAGTCAACGCTAGCAGTGAGAGCAAGAGAAGTTGCACTTAATCTTATTATAGAGGGGCGGTAGCAGAGCCGCTAGGAGCTCTCGATGTTAGCAATGCAGAAGAAGTAGTCCCCCGACGCCTTCTCCCTCTCCAACACCAACTCTAGATCCTTAGGACTTGAAGCACAATCGCACTACCCTATCGCCTTCAATCTTTAACCTCAACACTCTTTTGCACTTGAAACACAATCGCATGTTAGTAACCCTAGCTACCTTCCGCTCATATGAATTCCTTCGCACTTGTTTTGTGGAAAGATTAAGGTTAACCGATTAGTAAAAGGACTggttataatataaatataaactattATCCATTAACTCATAAGGGCATCACCTAATCAAAAAGTATGAGTCCACtgtcacatactcattataacaacatataTCTTTCACCCGCAtttcttttaacattaacacCTATTATTTATGGGTCCCACAGTCAATtcaatcatcttaaaattatatcatattaaataaatatattttaaaatattaaaattattattattttttaataataatcttacttaaaaaaatatttttactatttttaaaaaataatattataatttataatttttaaataaataaaattaaaaaaataacaaaaaaacacACGGGTGGAGGCAGCCACCACTTCACGTTTGCTTGAACACGTTCAATATTTTGAACGCGTTCAAGTGAAGGGGTATTATAATACCTTTTTATAATAGTGTTAACATTAAGAGGACGTTATAACATTCGATTAATGCATCCATTATGGATGCTCTAATCCATTAACCCACGTCCCTGGAGTTATGGTAGCatggtaggacatccaggttgtcacttAAGTACATGCGGTTCGATCCCTAACAATGatatatttgtaggaatttttccttcaaatggagGGCACAACCAAAGGATGTTGAACTTCTGTGCTGACCGTCGCATGCGCTTTTCAATTTATCTTAGTGGCGAGTGAAAAACTACTGTGGGGCCGGGTCAATCACCCTCAGGGATAGTGAATGAGACTAATGCTATGTTTACTctagagtgtggatgaggaaaggaaaagaatcaacgatagaaagttatctttggaggaagagaaaagaaagggtaaagaaatcttttcctttgcacacttgtttaccttgatagaggaaggtgaatacttatgatgtaattttgtaaataaaaaagggtgcatgcgtcatttttttggtacatagtgtaattttgtgagttaaaaaggctacatgcgtcattttttttggtatatggtgtaattttgtgaatgtaAAAGGGGTACAtgcatcatttttttttccatccgttgctttccgtccgattttgaggtgatcgattttggctccaaaattatCCGCTGATGGATTGCGTTACTTTTCCTTCGGAAAATATTAATGAAGTAAACGGCGGAAATTTTTCCACCGtggaaacttttccttaattttgttTTCCATTCTCCCAAGTAAACAGAGCCTAATTGGgattactattttttttcctaatcCATTAACCCATAAATCATTAACCCATTAAGCATTATCCACTTGTTACACTTACTCATCAAGTTCAAAGTTTTAAACCCATTACAATACATTTATTGAATAACatattagaaaataataaatatataataaaattatacaaaACTCACTAGCGGCTCGTGAACAGTCAAACAAAATATTATAGATTAGAATTTAACTTGAAATTTTACCGAAtaggttcaagtttaactccaaTTCGATATTATAGATTAGAGTTCAACTTGAAATTTTATCGAATAGGTTCAAGTTTGACTCCAATTCGATAATATCGAATACGAATCAAACGTTATTTGAATTAGTTAAAAAAATTCACGAATCAGTTTGATTTGTTTGCAACCTTAATCTAATGAGATAAATTTTTATTGTTGTTGTAGTTATTGTCCGTAGTTAGTTATCAAGTGGCTTTTTAATTTTTAccctaaaattaattaaatcatattATTTCAGATAACGGCCCTGGCCCAATTTAATAATTGGGCCGCCGCTGGATCAGTATTCGGACCCATTAAACTCCCACTGTGGCATGCTATATAAGGACGACGTCACGATTAGGGTTTATACAAGGTACCTTTGCGTCTTCCCGTCGCCGCTCGTtgcacagagagagagagagagagagagagagagagcgaggaGATGGCAGATTCGAAGGCGGTCACCATTCGCACCCGCAAGTTCATGACCAATCGCCTTCTTTCCAGGAAGCAATTCGTTGGTTTCTTAGGCCCTTCGCTCCCTTTTGCTCTAATATTGTAGAAGCCTTTTTTTGTGATTTATCTTGGTTGGTTTCAGGTCATCGATGTTCTTCACCCTGGGAGAGCCAACGTCTCCAAGGTACGCTCTATTCTACATATTCGCCTCGCTTTGGGTGTGGAAGtcctttcttgctgttggaaTTGAACTGGTACGATTTCTGTTTTGTGTGGTTTAGGCGGAATTGAAAGAGAAGTTGGCGAACCTTTATGAAGTGAAGGATCCTAATACAATCTTTGTGTTCAAATTCCGGACCCACTTTGGAGGTGGCAAATCGACGGGATTCGGTTTGATCTATGACACCTTAGAGAATGCAAAGAAGTATGAGCCCAAGTATCGGCTTATTAGGGTATGCCTCTTAATTGCCATCTCGTTTCTCCGGAATGTTTAAATTGTTGTTTGTTATCTAGATCATGGTGCTTATATTCCTGCTATAATACCTTCTTGGCTAATCTTCCTTCAAAATCTTATTTTTAACGATTCTCTGTTAAGCTTATTGGATGTTATTAACCGTAGAAAATAGTTGGAAGACTTGTTCTTGTTTTATCATGGCAAAATGCAAAGAAGTACGAGCCCAAGTATCGGCTCATTAGGATGTGCCtctttctctccatcttgtgaCCTCAGAAGTTTACAAATTATTGTTTGTTATCTGGATTGCAGTAATTATTGTTTGTCATCTGTTAtccaaatcttttttttttgtggaTACTCTGTTTAGTTTATTGGATGTGGTTAATTATACTTAGTTGGAAGATCAGTTTATttatctttgaaaattttgcctagttttttattttctatgtcgCTTTATCTCTGGTACGAGAGTAATATTATAGTGCAAATTTTGAACATAAACGATGGTTAGTTGTTGCAGAAGTTAAGGAAGGTGCTCTatataaacttttaaaaaaatgtcTCAGAATTCATAACGTTTTCATATTCTAGATTTCAGATTGATCCCAGAATGCTACAAATTATTACTGTTATCTGGATGATGGTGTTTATGGTCTCGAGACAATATCTTACACACTTAtaaaatctgttttttttttgcaAGTCTCTGTTTAGGTTATTGGTTGTGGTTAATTGTAGAGATTATTCAGAATATTAGTGCTTGTATGAATCATTTGAAAGTTTTACCATGTTTGTTAGTATATTACTTACTCTGCGAGATTAATGTTATTTTCAAGCTTAGACTATAAACAGCAGCCAGTTGTTCCAGAATTTGACGAGATGCTTATGAAAACTTAAAGCCGTCAAAATCCTCAGCATTTTCACAATTTGCATTTCAGAGTGACTGAAAATGGCTCAAAGATTGTTAATAGTTTGTTAGCATAGACTTGTGTTCTGAGAAAAATTGCCATCCTTTTTAGCATTAGTAAAGCTAATTTTACTATCTGCGCTGTGTTTGACAGAATGGCCTTGCAACTAAGGTAGAAAAATCCAGGAAGCAGATGAAGGAAAGGAAAAACAGGACAAAGAAGATCCGCGGCGTTAAGAAGGTAACACCCCGTCAGATAttataactttttttaaaatttagatctcGAGTAGTGAGCTAACCCTAGATAGATCTTCATTAATTAACACCAGGTGACCTGTTTGGAATACCTCACTAGAGATGCTTACTGTTTTTTCATGTTTCAATTTACAGACAAAGGCAGGAGATGCTGCTAAGGCAGGAAAGAAGAAATGAGCAATCATCGTCTTCCTTATCaatagtttgtgttttttttcttgtttttgcTGATTTACCTCAGAATCATGATTTTGTACTTAAATTTAGCTTTTGATCACCTGTGATATTATTCTCAACTTCCTGGTTTCATCATTTTGCTTACCGAGTGTTCTATCAAACTTTTGCAAGCTCCACATTGTGTCTGGTATCGCTTCCTAGTCTTCAAATGAGTGCAAAAAATATTTTGTGGTAGATTGCAACAACTAATAATAAACACTGCAATCGTGGTTCAAGTGGTTGATGATGAATCCCTATTGGGTATCTAGTTGGTTAGAGGGTGATTATTTTGTTATAACGGGGCAAGTGGTTAATTTATGTAGGAAGGGTAAGTATCATTTTTTACTATAAAAGTACGTGGTTGATGcaagttttctatttttttgcGGGTTTCAAATGTCTTGTTGGTTATTTAACCTTTTCTTATAAAGAGTTGTTGTGCTCGGATAAAATGttcttttcatgatttacttgcTTATATTAGACTGTTTGGGGTGAACAATATTATCTTTTATTGTGAATGGAAGTAGTTGATGCAATCTTGGGGCAATGATGCAATCACATAGAGTTTTTTCAATTTTGATGAATtaatagaagattttttttttaatggtgGTTGAATTAAAAACGTGGGATTGACAGGTCGTTGGACTCTTAAGATTAGGCAACATAAgtagaatattttttattaacaATTAAAAAAGTGGTTCATGTAGTCTCTATGAGTATAGCTGAGTTGGAATCTATGAGTATAGCTGAGTTGGAATTTGGATGATAGATTCTTATATAAGAGCATGGAATTAAATTCTTATATCTAGTGAGTCAAGTCTTTATCTATGGTGAGGAGCATTTAGGGTGAGGAAGTCGCCTTTTTTAACATAGGAAAagtttttataattttcaaaatatggagTAAATTTAAActgatattttattataatatttatatattggaagtttaaatatttcttttgttaatgttttattttacttttaaaatatgTTAATGAGATGGCTGGTAGCTGTAAGTCTTGGTGCAGTGCATATTGCCATGAATTCATGCGGAAAGCAAGGCAAAGTGATTAACAATTGCTCCTTGAAATCTAGAGAACCAATTGACAACTAACTTGGGCATCTCatcagaaaattaaataaaattgtttctgAAAAAATAGAAGATAAatgtttttaatttaaatacttagtttatttttatttaagatgcacatttaaaaaataatgtaTTAGTAATACAATGAATTGGGTTTGTGAAAATTTGTTATATAATATAGAATATTAGTAATATTCTCCCTCATCGTGATAAGTCTGCGAAATAAATAGATTCACATTTTGAGTTCAGAGACATAAATAGACACATCTTGCGGTCGTAAACTAGATTAATGCCTAAGATATTTAGAATCATTGGACATTGGTTGGCAACACATATCAAATGCGAGAAAGGAGAATTACACCACGACTTGTCATAAAATGGGCTGAATCTCAGTCGAGACACATGGCCAGACAATCTGAAATCCGAATAATTAGCCAAGTATCACAacaatgaaaccctaaaactcatGAGAAACTTCGCCCCCCTTCAAACTTATACATCTGTAGCTCATCTTTCAAAATGAAAGGTTCCTTGTAGATCTCTTCCTATTGGACAAGTCGTTTTCTTCACCAATTTATTGGTTCAAGGTCAACCCCCAACCAAAGTCCACCTTTATGTTTGACCAATGCCTTTATGATTCTACCATGGAATTGCAACCGGCCAAGAGTATTTATAAAACCCTAACCAACGTTAAAAAGAAACCAAGAGAGTGAGCCCTAGGGTCCATTGGGCCCCACATGGTGCATTCCTATTGACGGAGCCCTCTCTCTATAAAGGCAAAGAGGCATCCGAAGGGCGGTTTACGAGCAAGAACGCGAACGTCTAATTCGTCCTGCAAATCTCCGTTTGTCGATCAAAACCCTACCTTTCTTCTCGATCCGATCGCGATCCGATTCGGAGGCCGGAGGAGCGCATGGCTCTCCGATTGGCAGCCTGCTTCGGGCTCGCCGCATCGGAGTCACCGTCGACGGGCGCCGGGCCAAGTTTTACGACTTCGATCTACGAGACCCGTCGCGGCCCGGCCGCCCTCACATGGTCCCGCGCCGCCTTTGGTCTCGCCCTCCGCGCCGAAATTCGCCTCTCCGATGACGAGCACTTTACGTTTTCCATACGGCCGTCGTTCTTGTGGGGGCGGAGGGGATCGCGGCGGTTTCGCGTCAGGGACCGCCGCCGCGTTGATTTCGCGTGGGATCTCTCGCGGGCGGTTTTCTCGTCGGGCCGATCGGTCCGCCCCGAGCCCGCCGGGGGGTTCTTCGTCGCTGTCGCGGTCGATGGCGTGATGCTCGTCGTCGCCGGCGACCTCGTCGAGGAGGCGTACAGGAAAACGCGAGCTCGGCGGCCAAAAGCCCCCTTTTTGCTTCCGCCTCTGGCCGCGCGTCGGGAGCTGGCAGCGGTAGAGGACCTTGGCGGCAGGGGCACGTACCACACAGTGGCGCTGTGTGGACGCCGGGAGCGGGAGATCTCGATCGACTTGGGTGCCAAGGAAGGCGGACGGGATTCTAGGATGTCGGTGGCCGTCGACGGCGAGCAAGTTTTCCACGTCCGCTGCCTCCAATGGAAGTTCCGAGGGAATGAGAGGCTGGAGATCGAGGGCGGCACTTGGATGCAAGTCTCCTGGGACCTCCACGACTGGTTATTCAAGAGCAAGGCCTCCCCCAGCAGCGACGCCGCGGCGGCGAGGGTGTGCGCCGTGTTCTTGTTCCGATTCGAGGATGACGTGTCGCCGAACAGCTCAGTCAAAGATCTCTCCTTTGATGAGGATTCAAGGAACGGAATCCACAAAGTTCCCGCCTTCGAGGAGACCGAGACCAACACTGGCTATGGCGCAGCAGATAGAGTGGCAACTCCTCCTCGTTGGCGTCAGCATAGGAGTCGGAGCTCGTCGTCGGCCTCTTCTGCATCCACGGCGAGCAGCTCGACGGTGACGGGGTGGTCGAGTCTCGAGGAGCTG harbors:
- the LOC122037448 gene encoding 40S ribosomal protein S24-1 encodes the protein MADSKAVTIRTRKFMTNRLLSRKQFVIDVLHPGRANVSKAELKEKLANLYEVKDPNTIFVFKFRTHFGGGKSTGFGLIYDTLENAKKYEPKYRLIRNGLATKVEKSRKQMKERKNRTKKIRGVKKTKAGDAAKAGKKK
- the LOC122037461 gene encoding uncharacterized protein LOC122037461, whose product is MALRLAACFGLAASESPSTGAGPSFTTSIYETRRGPAALTWSRAAFGLALRAEIRLSDDEHFTFSIRPSFLWGRRGSRRFRVRDRRRVDFAWDLSRAVFSSGRSVRPEPAGGFFVAVAVDGVMLVVAGDLVEEAYRKTRARRPKAPFLLPPLAARRELAAVEDLGGRGTYHTVALCGRREREISIDLGAKEGGRDSRMSVAVDGEQVFHVRCLQWKFRGNERLEIEGGTWMQVSWDLHDWLFKSKASPSSDAAAARVCAVFLFRFEDDVSPNSSVKDLSFDEDSRNGIHKVPAFEETETNTGYGAADRVATPPRWRQHRSRSSSSASSASTASSSTVTGWSSLEELELQKPEGFSLLVHIFKC